In Dermacentor silvarum isolate Dsil-2018 unplaced genomic scaffold, BIME_Dsil_1.4 Seq474, whole genome shotgun sequence, the following proteins share a genomic window:
- the LOC119435130 gene encoding GTP-binding protein drn-1 isoform X1 codes for MPCIPRLCRHRPVTYSQVAQEALEERRDSSAHLSKSERPKRERGGKKKHQQQHPDSEEADNMPTLSGLHLPSSSPTGTGGVAAPGMAQPSTAVRIAVMGAARVGKSSLIQQFLYGRVPKQHNATVEELHRRDYGSANGGRHRLTLELLDTSGSYQFPAMRQLAITTAQAFILVYAIDDQESFEEVRRLRNEIQEARSELGKGMPPVVVVGNKADLAFRRCVGYEVAETVATIDWEHGYVECSALEGLNVTQVFHEVLMQSKLPEVLTPSNRRRQSCPAQVHSHKRLYTNGAKRHSCIIS; via the exons GTACTCTCAAGTGGCCCAGGAGGCCCTCGAAGAAAGGAGAGATTCCTCAGCGCATCTCTCCAAGTCCGAGCGACCGAAGCGCGAGCGTGGTGGCAAGAAGAAGCACCAGCAGCAACACCCAGACAGTGAGGAAGCAGACAACATGCCGACACTGAGCGGATTGCACCTGCCGTCGTCGAGTCCCACCGGCACCGGCGGAGTCGCTGCCCCCGGCATGGCTCAACCCTCCACGGCCGTTCGCATTGCCGTAATGGGAGCGGCTCGTGTGGGCAAGTCGTCGCTCATACAACAGTTCCTGTACGGCCGGGTGCCCAAGCAGCACAACGCCACGGTGGAGGAACTGCACAGGCGAGACTACGGATCCGCCAACGGTGGACGCCACAGGCTGACGTTGGAGCTGCTCGACACGAGCGGAAGCTACCAGTTCCCGGCCATGAGGCAGCTGGCCATAACCACGGCGCAGGCGTTCATCTTGGTCTACGCCATCGACGACCAGGAGTCGTTCGAAGAG GTTCGTCGGCTTCGCAACGAAATCCAAGAAGCCCGCTCGGAGCTGGGCAAAGGCATGCCACCGGTGGTCGTCGTTGGAAACAAGGCCGACCTGGCCTTCAGACGCTGCGTCGGCTACGAAGTGGCCGAGACCGTGGCCACCATCGACTGGGAGCACGGCTACGTCGAGTGCTCGGCGCTCGAAGGCCTGAACGTGACGCAAGTCTTTCACGAAGTACTCATGCAGAGCAAGCTTCCCGAGGTCCTAACCCCCTCCAACCGGCGGCGACAGTCCTGCCCGGCACAAGTCCACTCACACAAGCGTCTTTACACCAACGGTGCCAAGAGACACAGCTGCATAATTTCATGA
- the LOC119435130 gene encoding GTP-binding protein drn-1 isoform X2 → MEGDFEKWYSQVAQEALEERRDSSAHLSKSERPKRERGGKKKHQQQHPDSEEADNMPTLSGLHLPSSSPTGTGGVAAPGMAQPSTAVRIAVMGAARVGKSSLIQQFLYGRVPKQHNATVEELHRRDYGSANGGRHRLTLELLDTSGSYQFPAMRQLAITTAQAFILVYAIDDQESFEEVRRLRNEIQEARSELGKGMPPVVVVGNKADLAFRRCVGYEVAETVATIDWEHGYVECSALEGLNVTQVFHEVLMQSKLPEVLTPSNRRRQSCPAQVHSHKRLYTNGAKRHSCIIS, encoded by the exons ATGGAGGGGGATTTTGAAAAGTG GTACTCTCAAGTGGCCCAGGAGGCCCTCGAAGAAAGGAGAGATTCCTCAGCGCATCTCTCCAAGTCCGAGCGACCGAAGCGCGAGCGTGGTGGCAAGAAGAAGCACCAGCAGCAACACCCAGACAGTGAGGAAGCAGACAACATGCCGACACTGAGCGGATTGCACCTGCCGTCGTCGAGTCCCACCGGCACCGGCGGAGTCGCTGCCCCCGGCATGGCTCAACCCTCCACGGCCGTTCGCATTGCCGTAATGGGAGCGGCTCGTGTGGGCAAGTCGTCGCTCATACAACAGTTCCTGTACGGCCGGGTGCCCAAGCAGCACAACGCCACGGTGGAGGAACTGCACAGGCGAGACTACGGATCCGCCAACGGTGGACGCCACAGGCTGACGTTGGAGCTGCTCGACACGAGCGGAAGCTACCAGTTCCCGGCCATGAGGCAGCTGGCCATAACCACGGCGCAGGCGTTCATCTTGGTCTACGCCATCGACGACCAGGAGTCGTTCGAAGAG GTTCGTCGGCTTCGCAACGAAATCCAAGAAGCCCGCTCGGAGCTGGGCAAAGGCATGCCACCGGTGGTCGTCGTTGGAAACAAGGCCGACCTGGCCTTCAGACGCTGCGTCGGCTACGAAGTGGCCGAGACCGTGGCCACCATCGACTGGGAGCACGGCTACGTCGAGTGCTCGGCGCTCGAAGGCCTGAACGTGACGCAAGTCTTTCACGAAGTACTCATGCAGAGCAAGCTTCCCGAGGTCCTAACCCCCTCCAACCGGCGGCGACAGTCCTGCCCGGCACAAGTCCACTCACACAAGCGTCTTTACACCAACGGTGCCAAGAGACACAGCTGCATAATTTCATGA